A DNA window from Vigna unguiculata cultivar IT97K-499-35 chromosome 10, ASM411807v1, whole genome shotgun sequence contains the following coding sequences:
- the LOC114165568 gene encoding uncharacterized protein LOC114165568 produces MGEATERYAVVTGANKGIGLEIVKQLASKGIKVVLTARNEERGLQALQTLKASGLSHLVLFHQLDVADAASVASLAHFIKSKFGKLDILVNNAGISGIVIEDSDLISTLILNRGVVPDEEGTKTLTQTYELGEECLQINYYGTKITVESLMPLLQLSDSPTIVNVSSFLGQLESFPKESWARGVLSDADNLTEEKIDEIVKKFLSDFKEGSLESKGWPRYLGAYIVSKAAMNGYTRILAKKNPSLCINSVCPGYVKTDITSNTGFLTVEEGAASPVRLALLPNGSPSGLFYFRTDVASAQQVTRTDLKVGLKLKMGEATERYAVVTGANKGIGLEIVKQLASAGIKVVLTARNEERGLHAMEKIKASALSHLVMFHQLDVADATSVASLADFIKSKFAKLDILVNNAGIGGAITKDVDLLPSVLLNPGAVSEEDGAKAMTQTYELAEECLQINYYGTKITVESLMPLLQLSHSPTIVNVSSSKGKLQNFPKESWARGVLSDADNLTEEKIDEIVKKFLSDFKEGSLESKGWPRYMGAYIVSKAAMNGYTRILAKKNPSFCINSVCPGYVKTDITSNTGFLTVEEGAASPVKLALLPNGSPSGLFYYRADVASFLKPKMGEEKERYAVVTGANKGIGLEIVKQLASAGIKVVLTARNEERGLHAMEKIKASGLSHLVMFHLLDVADATSVASLADFIKSKFGKLDILVNNAGIIGAVTKDIELSRSVLLKPGAATKEEGTKAMTQTYELAEECLQINYYGTKITVESLMPLLQLSDSPRIVNVSSSVGQLENIPEESWARGVLSDADNLTEEKVDEIVKKFLSDFKEGSLDSKGWPRYKGAYIMSKAAINGYTRILAKKNPSFCINSVCPGYVKTDLTFNTGYLTVEEGAASPVRLALLPNGSPSGLFYHRADVASF; encoded by the exons GTTAACAATGCAGGAATTAGCGGAATTGTAATCGAAGACAGTGATTTAATAAGTACACTAATCCTGAATCGTGGG GTGGTACCAGATGAGGAAGGAACAAAGACATTGACTCAAACATATGAGTTAGGTGAAGAATGCCTGCAAATAAATTACTATGGCACTAAAATAACTGTAGAATCACTCATGCCCCTCCTCCAATTATCCGATTCACCAACAATTGTGAATGTATCGTCCTTTCTTGGGCAGTTAGAG AGTTTCCCTAAGGAATCATGGGCAAGAGGAGTGTTGAGTGATGCTGATAACCTGACTGAAGAGAAAATAGATGAAATAGTGAAGAAGTTCCTGAGTGATTTCAAAGAAGGTTCATTAGAGAGTAAAGGGTGGCCAAGGTATCTAGGAGCCTATATTGTGTCGAAAGCTGCTATGAATGGGTACACAAGAATCCTTGCAAAGAAAAACCCATCATTGTGCATAAACAGTGTTTGTCCTGGTTATGTGAAGACAGATATAACATCAAACACTGGTTTTCTAACAGTGGAAGAAGGTGCTGCTAGTCCTGTCAGGCTTGCACTGCTTCCCAATGGTTCTCCATCTGGTCTCTTCTATTTCAGAACTGATGTGGCTTCC GCTCAACAGGTTACAAGAACTGACTTGAAAGTTGGATTGAAACTGAAGATGGGAGAGGCAACAGAAAG GTATGCAGTTGTGACAGGAGCAAACAAAGGAATTGGATTAGAGATAGTTAAGCAATTAGCCTCAGCAGGGATCAAGGTGGTGCTTACAGCAAGAAATGAAGAGAGGGGTCTGCATgcaatggaaaaaataaaagcCTCAGCTCTGTCTCACCTTGTGATGTTTCATCAGCTGGATGTGGCTGATGCAACCAGTGTAGCTTCTCTCGCAGATTTTATCAAATCAAAGTTTGCAAAACTTGATATTCTG GTTAACAATGCAGGGATTGGTGGAGCAATAACCAAAGACGTTGATTTATTGCCTTCAGTTCTCCTCAACCCTGGG GCTGTATCAGAAGAAGATGGAGCAAAGGCAATGACTCAAACATATGAGTTAGCAGAAGAATGCTTGCAAATAAATTACTATGGCACTAAAATAACTGTAGAATCACTCATGCCCCTCCTCCAATTATCTCATTCACCAACAATTGTGAATGTGTCCTCCTCTAAGGGGAAATTACAG AACTTCCCTAAGGAATCATGGGCAAGAGGAGTGTTGAGTGATGCTGATAACCTCACAGAAGAGAAAATAGATGAAATAGTGAAGAAGTTTCTAAGTGATTTCAAAGAAGGTTCATTAGAGAGTAAAGGGTGGCCTAGGTATATGGGTGCCTATATTGTGTCAAAAGCTGCTATGAATGGATACACAAGAATCCTTGCAAAGAAAAACCCATCATTCTGCATAAACAGTGTTTGCCCTGGTTATGTGAAGACAGATATAACATCAAACACTGGTTTTCTAACAGTGGAAGAAGGTGCTGCTAGTCCTGTCAAGCTTGCACTGCTTCCCAATGGCTCTCCATCTGGTCTCTTCTATTACAGAGCTGATGTGGCTTCCTTT TTGAAACCAAAGATGggagaggaaaaagaaag GTATGCAGTTGTGACAGGAGCAAACAAAGGAATCGGATTAGAGATAGTTAAGCAATTAGCCTCAGCAGGGATCAAGGTGGTACTCACAGCAAGAAATGAAGAGAGGGGTCTGCATgcaatggaaaaaataaaagcCTCAGGTCTATCTCACCTTGTGATGTTTCATCTTCTGGATGTGGCTGATGCAACAAGTGTAGCTTCTCTCGCTGATTTTATCAAATCAAAGTTTGGAAAACTTGATATTCTG GTTAACAATGCAGGGATTATTGGAGCAGTAACCAAAGACATTGAATTATCGCGTTCAGTTCTCCTCAAGCCTGGG GCTGCAACAAAAGAAGAAGGAACAAAGGCAATGACTCAGACATACGAGTTAGCAGAAGAATGCTTGCAAATAAATTACTATGGCACTAAAATAACTGTAGAATCACTCATGCCCCTCCTCCAATTATCCGATTCACCAAGAATTGTGAATGTATCGTCCTCTGTGGGGCAATTAGAG AACATCCCTGAGGAATCATGGGCAAGAGGAGTGCTGAGTGATGCAGATAACCTCACAGAAGAGAAAGTGGATGAAATAGTGAAGAAATTTCTAAGTGATTTCAAAGAAGGTTCATTAGACAGTAAAGGGTGGCCTAGGTATAAGGGTGCCTATATTATGTCAAAAGCTGCTATAAATGGGTACACAAGAATCCTTGCAAAGAAAAACCCATCATTCTGCATAAACAGTGTTTGCCCTGGTTATGTAAAGACAGATCTAACATTCAACACTGGTTATCTAACAGTGGAAGAAGGTGCTGCTAGTCCTGTCAGGCTTGCACTGCTTCCTAATGGCTCCCCATCTGGTCTCTTCTATCACAGAGCTGATGTGGCTTCCTTTTGA
- the LOC114165811 gene encoding (+)-neomenthol dehydrogenase-like, protein MGEATERYAVVTGANKGIGLEIVKQLASAGIKVVLTARNEERGLHAMEKIKASGLSHLVMFHLLDVADATSVASLADFIKSKFGKLDILVNNAGIGGTVTKDVGLLPSVLLKRGAVSEEEGTKAMTQTYELAEECLQINYYGTKITVESLMPLLQLSDSPTIVNVSSILGQLESFPKESWARGVLSDADNLTEEKIDEIVKKFLSDFKEGSLESKGWPRYLGAYIVSKAAMNGYTRILAKKNPSFCINSVCPGYVKTDITSNTGLLTVEEGAASPVRLALLPNGSPSGLFYYRTDVASF, encoded by the exons ATGGGAGAGGCAACAGAAAG GTATGCAGTTGTGACAGGAGCAAACAAAGGTATTGGATTAGAGATAGTTAAGCAATTAGCCTCAGCAGGGATCAAGGTGGTACTCACAGCAAGAAATGAAGAGAGGGGTCTGCATgcaatggaaaaaataaaagcCTCAGGTCTATCTCACCTTGTGATGTTTCATCTTCTGGATGTGGCTGATGCAACAAGTGTAGCTTCTCTCGCTGATTTTATCAAATCAAAGTTTGGAAAACTTGATATTCTG GTTAACAATGCCGGGATTGGTGGAACAGTAACCAAAGACGTTGGTTTATTGCCTTCAGTTCTCCTTAAGCGTGGG GCTGTATCAGAAGAAGAAGGAACAAAGGCAATGACTCAAACATATGAGTTAGCTGAAGAATGCTTGCAGATAAATTACTATGGCACTAAAATAACTGTAGAATCACTCATGCCCCTCCTCCAATTGTCTGATTCACCAACAATTGTGAATGTATCATCCATTCTGGGGCAGTTAGAG AGCTTTCCTAAGGAATCATGGGCAAGAGGAGTGTTGAGTGATGCTGATAACCTCACAGAAGAGAAAATAGATGAAATAGTGAAGAAGTTTCTGAGTGATTTCAAAGAAGGTTCATTAGAGAGTAAAGGGTGGCCAAGGTATCTAGGAGCCTATATTGTGTCAAAAGCTGCTATGAATGGATACACAAGAATCCTTGCAAAGAAAAACCCATCATTCTGCATAAACAGTGTTTGTCCTGGTTATGTGAAGACAGATATAACTTCAAACACTGGGCTTCTAACAGTTGAAGAAGGTGCTGCTAGTCCTGTCAGGCTTGCACTGCTTCCTAATGGCTCTCCATCTGGTCTCTTCTATTACAGAACTGATGTCGCTTCCTTTTGA
- the LOC114165817 gene encoding (+)-neomenthol dehydrogenase-like codes for MGMADAKERYAVVTGANKGIGLETVKGLASNGIKVVLTARDVKRGYQAVEELKKEFGFSGLVLFHQLDVTDPASIASLVEFVKNQFGRLDILVNNAGINGFNTDGMVPSKINWKELPQTCEMAKKCLRTNYYGAKETTEAFLPLLQLSNLPMIVNVSSEAGLLKYISNGWARRVLDDTENLSEELIDEVLREYMKDLKEGSLENKGWPTYLSAYMVSKAAMNSYTRLLAYRHKKLCINCVCPGFVKTDINKNTGILSVENGAASVVRLALLPNGSPSGHFFTRQEVSSF; via the exons ATGGGTATGGCAGATGCAAAAGAAAG ATATGCTGTTGTGACAGGTGCAAACAAAGGGATAGGATTGGAGACTGTGAAAGGGTTGGCCTCAAATGGAATCAAGGTGGTGCTCACAGCCAGGGATGTTAAGAGGGGTTATCAAGCTGTTGAGGAATTGAAGAAAGAATTTGGCTTTTCTGGCCTTGTGCTGTTTCACCAACTTGATGTCACTGACCCTGCTAGTATTGCATCTCTGGTTGAGTTTGTGAAGAACCAGTTTGGGAGACTTGATATATTG GTGAACAATGCAGGAATCAATGGTTTCAACACAGATGGCATGGTGCCATCAAAAATTAACTGGAAGGAGCTACCTCAAACTTGTGAGATGGCTAAAAAATGCCTCAGAACAAACTACTATGGAGCTAAGGAAACAACTGAGGCATTTCTTCCCCTTCTTCAGTTGTCCAATTTACCCATGATTGTTAATGTTTCCTCTGAAGCAGGACTTTTAAAG TACATATCAAATGGATGGGCAAGGAGGGTGCTTGATGACACAGAAAATCTGAGTGAAGAGCTAATAGATGAGGTGCTGAGGGAGTACATGAAAGACTTGAAAGAAGGTTCTCTAGAAAACAAAGGGTGGCCAACCTACTTGTCTGCATATATGGTCTCAAAAGCAGCAATGAATTCATACACAAGGCTTTTAGCCTATAGACACAAAAAATTATGCATCAATTGTGTCTGTCCTGGTTTTGTTAAGACAGACATTAACAAAAACACTGGAATCTTATCTGTTGAAAATGGTGCTGCTAGTGTTGTCAGATTAGCACTCTTGCCTAATGGATCTCCTTCTGGGCACTTCTTTACCAGACAAGAAGTGTCAAGCTTTTGA